The following are encoded in a window of Lacinutrix sp. WUR7 genomic DNA:
- a CDS encoding DUF1572 family protein, whose translation METSYLSSVIKQFEYYKSLGDKTISQLSFEELQWQPNEASNSVSIIGKHLVGNMLSRWTNFLTEDGEKEWRNRDAEFIVTYATKEALIASWETGWTCLFHAITPLKEEDLERIIYIRNQGHTVTEAINRQLAHYSYHIGQMVFIGKLLKGTDWQSLSISKGNSATYNQEKFAKEKGKRHFTDDL comes from the coding sequence ATGGAAACTTCGTATTTATCAAGCGTTATTAAACAATTTGAATATTACAAATCTCTAGGTGATAAAACCATAAGCCAGCTTTCTTTTGAAGAATTACAGTGGCAACCTAACGAAGCATCCAACAGTGTTTCTATTATAGGAAAGCATCTTGTGGGAAATATGCTGTCTCGTTGGACCAACTTTTTAACCGAAGATGGCGAAAAAGAATGGCGAAATCGCGATGCCGAATTTATAGTGACTTACGCTACTAAAGAAGCACTCATTGCCTCTTGGGAAACCGGATGGACTTGTCTATTTCACGCTATTACTCCTTTAAAGGAAGAAGATTTAGAACGTATTATTTACATACGAAACCAAGGACATACGGTTACAGAAGCGATTAACAGACAACTAGCACACTATTCCTATCACATAGGACAAATGGTTTTTATAGGAAAACTTTTAAAAGGAACCGATTGGCAATCTTTATCTATTTCTAAAGGAAATTCTGCTACCTACAATCAAGAAAAATTTGCTAAAGAAAAAGGAAAAAGACATTTTACCGACGATTTATAA
- the lpdA gene encoding dihydrolipoyl dehydrogenase: MSKYDIIVLGSGPGGYVAAIRASQLGLKTAIIEKESLGGICLNWGCIPTKALLKSAQVFEYLKHADDYGLSVKGYDKDFNAVVKRSRGVAEGMSNGVKFLMKKNKIDVIEGFGKLKTGKKVDVDGKEYSADHIIIATGARSRELPSLPQDGKKVIGYREAMVLPEQPKKMIVVGSGAIGVEFAYFYNALGTDVTIVEYLDRIVPVEDEEVSKQLERSFKKSGIKIMTSAEVTSVDTSGKGVKATVKTKKGEEILEADIVLSAVGIKSNIENIGLEDVGIAVDRDKVLVNDFYQTNIPGYYAIGDITPGQALAHVASAEAILCVEKIAGQNVEALDYGNVPGCTYCTPEIASVGLTEQQAKDKGIDIKVGKFPFSASGKASASGAKDGFVKVIFDAKYGEWLGCHMIGAGVTDMIAEAVLGRKLETTGHEVLKTIHPHPTMSEAVMEAVAAAYGEVIHL, encoded by the coding sequence ATGAGTAAATACGATATAATTGTACTTGGAAGTGGTCCTGGAGGCTACGTAGCAGCTATTAGAGCTTCTCAATTAGGTTTGAAAACAGCTATTATTGAAAAAGAAAGCCTTGGTGGTATCTGCCTAAATTGGGGATGTATTCCTACTAAAGCCTTATTAAAATCTGCCCAAGTTTTTGAATATTTAAAACATGCAGACGATTATGGTCTTTCTGTAAAAGGTTATGATAAAGATTTTAATGCAGTTGTAAAACGTAGTCGTGGTGTTGCTGAAGGCATGAGTAACGGCGTTAAGTTTTTAATGAAAAAAAATAAAATTGATGTTATTGAAGGTTTTGGGAAACTAAAAACTGGAAAGAAAGTAGATGTTGACGGAAAAGAATATAGTGCAGATCATATTATTATTGCAACTGGAGCACGTTCTAGAGAATTACCAAGTTTACCTCAAGATGGTAAAAAAGTAATTGGTTATAGAGAAGCAATGGTTTTACCAGAACAACCAAAGAAAATGATTGTTGTTGGGTCTGGAGCAATTGGTGTAGAGTTTGCATATTTCTATAACGCTTTAGGTACAGATGTAACTATTGTAGAGTATTTAGATAGAATTGTACCTGTGGAAGATGAAGAAGTTTCTAAGCAATTAGAACGTAGCTTTAAGAAAAGTGGTATAAAAATTATGACTTCTGCTGAAGTAACCAGTGTAGATACTTCTGGAAAAGGGGTAAAAGCAACAGTTAAAACTAAAAAAGGAGAAGAAATATTAGAAGCAGATATTGTATTATCTGCCGTTGGTATTAAATCTAACATAGAAAATATTGGTTTAGAAGACGTTGGAATTGCTGTAGATAGAGATAAAGTTTTAGTAAACGATTTCTACCAAACAAACATTCCTGGTTATTATGCTATTGGAGATATTACTCCTGGTCAAGCTTTAGCACACGTAGCTTCTGCAGAAGCTATTTTATGTGTGGAGAAAATTGCTGGACAAAATGTAGAAGCATTAGATTACGGAAACGTTCCTGGTTGTACATATTGTACTCCAGAAATTGCATCTGTTGGTTTAACAGAACAACAAGCAAAAGATAAAGGTATCGATATTAAAGTTGGTAAATTTCCTTTTTCTGCTTCTGGTAAAGCAAGTGCTTCTGGAGCAAAAGATGGTTTTGTAAAAGTTATTTTTGATGCTAAATATGGCGAATGGTTAGGTTGCCATATGATTGGAGCTGGAGTAACCGATATGATTGCTGAAGCTGTTTTAGGAAGAAAACTAGAAACAACAGGTCATGAAGTATTAAAAACGATACATCCACACCCAACAATGAGTGAAGCGGTTATGGAAGCTGTAGCTGCTGCTTATGGTGAAGTGATTCATTTATAA
- the aroQ gene encoding type II 3-dehydroquinate dehydratase — protein sequence MKKLIIINGPNLNLLGTREPEIYGSLSFTEFLDEVKGKYPNVDIDYYQSNVEGELINKIQEVGFSYDGIILNAAAYTHTSVAIGDAINAIKTPVVEVHISNTFSREEFRHTSYISPNAKGVILGFGLQSYELAIQSFI from the coding sequence ATGAAGAAACTCATTATTATTAATGGACCTAATTTAAATCTATTAGGAACGCGAGAACCAGAAATTTATGGAAGCTTATCTTTTACCGAATTTTTAGACGAAGTAAAAGGAAAATATCCTAATGTAGATATAGATTATTATCAGTCTAATGTAGAAGGAGAGCTTATTAATAAGATACAAGAAGTTGGTTTTAGCTATGATGGTATCATATTAAATGCAGCTGCTTACACACATACTTCTGTGGCAATTGGCGATGCTATAAACGCAATAAAAACGCCAGTGGTAGAAGTACATATTTCTAATACCTTTTCTCGTGAAGAATTTAGACATACTTCTTATATTTCACCAAATGCAAAAGGCGTTATTCTAGGCTTCGGATTGCAGAGTTATGAATTGGCTATTCAGAGTTTTATTTAA
- a CDS encoding outer membrane beta-barrel protein, giving the protein MKKLLFTAAIAVLGFASANAQDDTTNTTGGFAQGDIFLSGSVGFGNETTGDVKSNVFTIAPKAGYFVSDNIAVGVKLGYTSWKGDNDGTDTVDANEFAGGVFGRYYMTPANQFSLFAELGVDYTSSDDKLADLKSDGVSAGFAPGISYFVSDKFAIEASFGILGYSTEKADFDGAESTDNFNFGLNFSNINFGIVYNL; this is encoded by the coding sequence ATGAAAAAATTATTATTTACAGCTGCAATCGCAGTATTAGGATTTGCAAGTGCAAACGCACAAGATGATACAACAAACACTACAGGAGGATTTGCTCAAGGTGATATCTTTTTGTCTGGTTCTGTAGGTTTTGGTAACGAAACTACAGGAGATGTAAAATCTAATGTTTTTACAATTGCTCCAAAAGCAGGTTACTTTGTTTCTGATAACATCGCAGTAGGTGTAAAATTAGGTTATACTTCTTGGAAAGGAGATAATGATGGTACAGATACTGTTGATGCAAATGAATTTGCAGGTGGTGTTTTTGGTAGATATTACATGACTCCAGCGAATCAATTTTCTTTATTTGCTGAATTAGGAGTAGATTATACTTCTTCTGATGACAAATTAGCAGATTTAAAATCGGATGGTGTATCTGCAGGTTTTGCTCCTGGAATTAGCTATTTCGTTTCTGACAAGTTCGCTATCGAAGCTTCTTTTGGTATCTTAGGATATTCTACTGAGAAAGCTGATTTTGATGGTGCTGAGTCTACAGACAACTTTAACTTCGGATTAAACTTTAGCAACATCAACTTTGGTATTGTTTATAATCTATAA
- the xerD gene encoding site-specific tyrosine recombinase XerD: protein MKWQQALLDYKMYLKIERGLSQNSIDNYALDVNKLLTYLENHKIQESPLSITSEIIQQFIYEIAKEVNARSQSRIISGLRSFFNYLVFEDYIKTNPLELIESPKIGRKLPDTLSEEDINALIDAIDLSKPQGERNRAILETLYSCGLRVSELVGLKISDLFFEEGFIKVTGKGDKQRFVPIVPETQKIINIYKNQVRVHTPIQPEFQDILFLNRRGKQLTRAMIFTIIKQLAVKIDLNKNISPHTFRHSFATHLLENGADLRAIQLMLGHESITTTEIYMHVDKSHLKEVMNTYHPRN from the coding sequence ATGAAATGGCAACAAGCACTTTTAGATTATAAAATGTATTTGAAGATAGAACGAGGTTTATCCCAAAATTCTATCGATAATTACGCCTTAGATGTTAATAAGTTATTAACATACCTAGAAAATCATAAAATTCAGGAATCACCACTAAGTATTACTTCCGAAATTATTCAACAATTCATCTATGAAATAGCAAAAGAAGTGAATGCAAGATCACAATCTAGAATCATTTCTGGATTGCGAAGTTTTTTCAATTACTTAGTTTTTGAAGATTATATTAAGACAAATCCGTTAGAATTAATAGAATCCCCTAAGATTGGAAGAAAACTTCCTGATACGCTATCGGAAGAAGATATAAACGCACTAATAGACGCTATTGATTTAAGCAAACCTCAAGGGGAAAGAAATCGTGCCATATTAGAAACACTTTATAGTTGCGGATTACGAGTTAGTGAACTTGTTGGATTAAAAATTTCGGATTTATTTTTTGAAGAAGGCTTTATTAAAGTTACAGGAAAAGGAGATAAACAACGCTTTGTTCCTATTGTACCTGAAACACAGAAAATAATAAATATTTATAAAAATCAAGTCCGAGTTCACACACCAATCCAACCAGAATTTCAAGACATCTTATTTTTAAATAGAAGAGGAAAACAGCTTACAAGAGCTATGATTTTTACAATAATTAAACAATTGGCAGTAAAAATTGACTTAAATAAAAACATCTCACCACATACCTTTAGACATTCTTTCGCGACACACTTATTAGAAAATGGCGCAGATTTAAGAGCCATACAATTAATGTTAGGTCATGAAAGTATTACCACTACAGAAATTTATATGCATGTAGATAAAAGTCATTTAAAAGAAGTAATGAATACGTATCATCCTAGAAATTAG
- a CDS encoding PAS domain-containing protein has translation MTALNRGFTNNNALNILNDSKWKLATEYTNIGVWEFDADLNRIFFSNESKKMIGFENVANFGNNPQDWNDRVHPEDSDKYYKDFQNHLNGLNPMYENEHRVKCANGNYKWILDRGKIVEYTLDGKAKRIIGTHTEITNQKEAENKVIEALYIATEQNNKLKNFAHIVTHNLKQHAGNFESLLDFHDEAESLDEKEELMVHLKTLSSSLTKTINNLNQVVSVQSNKNKKIERIFVAKEINVVLKTLDFVIQESKATVNNNVNENYFINYNISYFESVIQNLLTNAIKYKHKDRNPVINIDYISRKDAIDLIISDNGIGIDLDKFGKDIFGLYKTFHHNEDAEGVGLYLIKNQIESFGAKISVTSKVNIGTTFTITIANK, from the coding sequence ATGACTGCACTAAACCGGGGATTTACAAATAATAATGCTTTGAATATTCTAAACGATTCAAAGTGGAAGCTTGCTACTGAATATACAAATATTGGTGTTTGGGAATTTGATGCGGATTTAAATAGGATTTTCTTTTCTAACGAATCTAAAAAAATGATCGGCTTTGAAAATGTTGCTAACTTTGGCAATAATCCGCAGGACTGGAATGATAGAGTACATCCAGAGGATTCTGATAAATATTATAAAGACTTTCAAAATCATCTTAATGGATTAAATCCTATGTATGAGAATGAGCATAGAGTAAAATGTGCCAATGGAAATTACAAATGGATTCTAGATAGAGGAAAAATAGTTGAATATACCTTAGACGGTAAAGCAAAACGTATTATTGGTACACATACAGAAATAACCAATCAAAAAGAAGCAGAAAATAAAGTAATTGAAGCATTATATATTGCAACAGAACAAAACAATAAGTTAAAGAATTTTGCACATATAGTTACCCATAATCTAAAACAGCATGCTGGTAATTTTGAAAGCTTACTTGATTTTCATGATGAAGCAGAATCCCTAGATGAAAAAGAAGAATTGATGGTGCATTTAAAAACACTTTCCTCCTCTTTAACTAAAACCATAAATAATTTAAATCAAGTTGTATCTGTACAATCTAATAAGAACAAAAAAATAGAAAGAATATTTGTAGCCAAAGAGATTAACGTTGTTTTAAAAACATTAGATTTTGTTATACAAGAAAGTAAAGCAACAGTAAATAATAATGTAAATGAAAACTATTTTATAAACTATAATATCTCTTATTTTGAAAGTGTCATTCAAAACCTATTAACTAATGCCATTAAATACAAACACAAAGACAGGAATCCTGTAATTAATATTGATTATATTTCTAGAAAGGATGCAATTGATTTGATAATCTCGGATAATGGTATTGGAATTGATTTAGATAAATTTGGTAAAGATATTTTTGGTCTATATAAAACCTTTCATCATAATGAAGATGCCGAAGGAGTAGGTTTATATCTAATTAAAAATCAAATAGAATCTTTTGGTGCTAAAATTTCCGTAACAAGTAAAGTAAATATTGGAACTACTTTTACCATAACTATAGCTAATAAATAA
- a CDS encoding PAS domain-containing protein — translation MNNANNLSPTVSNKTVDSYELDIKEQVLKFALENSNIGAWDYDAITQNVFYSKESKNILGFEDHEIGTTAKEWNDRVHPEDKEHYFQDFHNHLIGINTDYVNEHRIQCKDGSYKWILDRGRVIERDIYGKPTRIIGTHTDISERKEQEEKISRNQNIIKDQNKRLKNFALIVTHNLKSHTANFESLLGFLDDAKDEDEKNEIITHIKTVNNSLTETISNLNKIVTTQASRDQDIQTINIHNYVVNTINLLEVELKANKSIVNINLDKDLHLQYNPAYFESIIQNLLSNTIKYRHPDRTPVVNINSEVTPEHIILKISDNGLGIDLDKYGDDIFELYRTFHNNKNAEGVGLYLTKDQIEAFDGTIELESTVNVGTTFTIKFPNKKSLAN, via the coding sequence ATGAACAACGCAAATAATTTAAGCCCTACAGTTTCTAATAAAACCGTTGACAGTTATGAGTTGGATATAAAAGAGCAAGTTTTAAAATTTGCTTTAGAAAATTCCAATATTGGTGCATGGGATTATGATGCTATCACACAAAACGTTTTCTACTCTAAAGAATCTAAAAATATTCTAGGTTTTGAAGATCATGAAATTGGAACTACGGCTAAAGAATGGAACGATCGTGTTCACCCTGAAGACAAAGAACATTATTTTCAAGACTTTCACAACCATCTTATTGGTATAAATACAGATTATGTAAACGAGCATCGCATTCAATGTAAAGATGGCTCCTACAAATGGATTTTAGATAGAGGTCGTGTTATTGAACGTGATATTTACGGGAAACCCACTCGCATTATAGGTACGCATACAGATATTAGTGAACGTAAAGAACAAGAAGAGAAAATATCTAGAAACCAAAACATTATAAAAGATCAAAATAAAAGACTTAAAAACTTTGCACTTATAGTAACTCATAATTTAAAATCACATACTGCAAATTTTGAAAGTTTATTAGGATTTCTTGATGACGCCAAAGATGAAGATGAAAAAAATGAGATCATTACGCATATAAAGACAGTGAATAACTCGCTAACAGAAACCATTAGCAACTTAAATAAAATTGTTACTACACAGGCTTCTAGAGACCAAGATATACAAACCATTAACATACATAATTATGTAGTTAATACGATTAATCTTTTAGAAGTAGAATTAAAAGCAAACAAAAGCATTGTTAATATTAATCTAGATAAAGATTTACATTTACAATATAATCCAGCTTACTTTGAAAGTATTATACAAAACCTGCTTTCTAACACCATTAAATATAGACATCCTGACAGAACACCTGTTGTAAATATTAATTCTGAAGTTACTCCAGAACATATCATACTTAAGATTAGTGATAATGGCTTAGGAATTGATTTAGATAAATACGGAGACGATATCTTTGAATTATATAGAACTTTTCACAATAACAAAAATGCAGAAGGTGTTGGTCTCTATTTAACAAAAGATCAAATTGAAGCCTTTGATGGCACTATAGAATTGGAAAGCACGGTAAATGTAGGTACAACATTTACCATAAAGTTTCCAAACAAAAAAAGTCTAGCTAATTAG
- the rny gene encoding ribonuclease Y gives MENPIVLAIIGVVIGVIIGYIIAKALEKSNASKLIKSAKKSAASILKEANSEGESIKKDKILQAKEKFIELKAEHEKVILSRDKKMAETEKRIRDKESQISSELSKSKKSNSEAEAKIKDYNHRLDIIEKKQEEVDRLHKSQVQQLEVISSLSAEEAKEQLVESLKGEAKNDAMAFIQSTLEEAKMTAQQEAKKVIINTIQRIGTEEAVDNCVSVFNIESDDVKGRIIGREGRNIRAIEAATGVEIIVDDTPEAIILSCFDSVRREVARLSLHKLVTDGRIHPARIEEVVKKTQKQIEQEIIEVGKRTVIDLGIHNLHPELIKMVGRMKYRSSYGQNLLQHSREVAKLCGVMAAELGLNPKLAKRAGLLHDIGKVPDAEADMETPHAILGMQWAEKFGEKDDVCNAIGAHHDEIEMTSLLSPIIQVCDAISGARPGARRQVLDSYIQRLKDLEDIAFGFQGVKKAYAIQAGRELRVIVESEKVSDQNAADLSFNISQKIQTDMTYPGQVKVTVIRETRAVNIAK, from the coding sequence ATGGAAAACCCAATTGTATTAGCAATAATAGGCGTTGTAATCGGCGTAATTATAGGATACATTATAGCTAAAGCATTAGAGAAAAGTAATGCATCAAAATTAATTAAAAGCGCTAAAAAATCTGCTGCTTCCATTCTTAAAGAAGCAAATAGCGAAGGAGAGTCTATTAAAAAAGATAAAATCCTTCAAGCAAAAGAAAAGTTTATTGAATTAAAAGCGGAACATGAAAAAGTAATCTTATCTCGCGATAAGAAAATGGCCGAAACCGAAAAACGTATTCGCGATAAAGAATCACAAATTTCTAGTGAACTTTCTAAAAGTAAAAAATCCAATTCGGAAGCAGAAGCTAAAATAAAAGACTATAACCATAGACTTGATATTATTGAGAAAAAGCAAGAAGAAGTTGATCGATTACATAAAAGTCAAGTACAACAATTAGAGGTTATTTCCAGTCTTTCTGCAGAGGAAGCAAAAGAACAACTTGTAGAATCTTTAAAAGGAGAAGCTAAAAATGATGCCATGGCATTTATTCAAAGCACCCTTGAAGAAGCTAAAATGACTGCACAGCAAGAAGCTAAGAAAGTTATTATTAATACCATTCAACGTATTGGAACAGAAGAAGCAGTAGATAACTGTGTATCTGTATTTAATATAGAGTCTGATGACGTGAAAGGACGTATCATTGGTCGTGAAGGAAGAAATATTCGTGCTATTGAAGCAGCAACAGGAGTAGAGATCATTGTAGATGATACTCCAGAAGCTATTATTTTATCTTGTTTTGATTCTGTAAGACGTGAAGTAGCTCGTTTATCTTTACACAAACTAGTTACAGACGGACGTATTCATCCTGCAAGAATTGAAGAAGTTGTTAAGAAAACTCAAAAACAAATAGAGCAAGAAATTATTGAAGTTGGTAAACGTACGGTTATCGATTTAGGTATTCATAATTTGCATCCTGAGCTAATTAAAATGGTAGGTAGAATGAAATATCGTTCTTCTTACGGACAAAACTTACTACAACACTCGCGTGAAGTTGCTAAACTTTGTGGTGTAATGGCAGCAGAGTTAGGTTTAAACCCAAAACTGGCAAAACGTGCCGGATTATTACATGATATAGGTAAAGTGCCAGATGCGGAAGCAGATATGGAAACACCACACGCTATTCTTGGTATGCAATGGGCAGAGAAATTTGGAGAGAAAGACGACGTTTGTAATGCTATTGGTGCGCATCACGATGAAATTGAAATGACTTCATTACTTTCTCCAATCATACAAGTATGTGATGCTATTTCAGGTGCAAGACCAGGAGCTAGAAGACAAGTATTAGATAGTTATATACAACGTTTAAAAGATTTAGAAGATATTGCCTTTGGTTTTCAAGGTGTGAAGAAAGCATATGCTATTCAAGCGGGAAGAGAACTAAGAGTAATTGTAGAAAGTGAAAAAGTATCCGATCAAAATGCAGCGGACTTATCGTTTAATATATCACAAAAAATACAAACAGATATGACGTACCCTGGTCAAGTAAAGGTTACTGTTATACGTGAAACTAGAGCTGTAAATATAGCGAAGTAG
- a CDS encoding cell division protein ZapA: MAEQLKIKLSIANRVYPLTISPNQEEGLRKAAKKIEAMITQFEQSYSVRDKQDVLAMCALQFASQTEQKSIDKDNVNEHVEDKLNALNELLQEHLNL; encoded by the coding sequence ATGGCAGAACAGCTTAAAATCAAGCTATCTATAGCTAATAGAGTATATCCGTTAACCATCAGTCCTAATCAGGAAGAAGGTTTGAGAAAAGCAGCCAAGAAAATTGAAGCTATGATTACCCAATTTGAGCAAAGTTATTCTGTAAGGGATAAACAAGATGTATTAGCAATGTGTGCTTTACAATTTGCATCGCAAACAGAACAAAAATCTATAGATAAAGACAATGTTAACGAACATGTAGAAGATAAGCTTAATGCTTTGAACGAATTGTTACAGGAGCATTTAAATTTATAA
- a CDS encoding M23 family metallopeptidase translates to MRILVILFLLFTSLGNAQNIYPTDYFSSPLDITLVAAGTFGELRSNHFHSGMDLKTQQRQGLNVYGTADGYVSRIKVSHFGYGKALYITHPNGYTTVYGHLQSFSKEIEAYVKKHQYEEESFEIQLFPNSEELLVEKGQIVAYSGNTGGSGGPHLHYEIRDNEERPINPLLFGLDIKDSTKPIITEVYAYPIGPDAHVNKSKIKQKLRLIDNKDGSYSVENLEAYGKIGFAIATIDRQDLAANKNGVYNIQTRYNGDLCFELDFKRFSFSETKHLNRLIDYDLYKTKKQRLQKLFIEANNPLSMYNNNSNDGYIEVEDSTSSVYKVRVSDIENNDAWLQINIKGLKSNDILPLEDNTTPHYIYQSQDEVLSEGRVKVNIPSNTFYDDFFIDFKVEKDTLTLHKDVIPAKRYFDISYDLSGYKTEDANKVYIARLVGWNDYPLYSNTKRKGSVLTTSTKTLGKYALATDTIAPTITPKNFSKGKWLSKYRFLKIKIEDKGSGISNYRATLNGKWILTEYDYKTKTLTYDFNDAVSTETKNNLKLIVTDNVGNNSTFETMFYRK, encoded by the coding sequence ATGAGAATTCTAGTTATTTTATTTCTACTTTTTACTTCTTTAGGGAATGCGCAAAACATATACCCTACAGATTATTTTAGTTCTCCTTTAGATATTACTTTGGTTGCTGCCGGTACTTTTGGTGAACTAAGATCGAATCACTTTCACTCTGGAATGGATTTAAAAACGCAACAGCGTCAAGGTTTAAATGTATACGGTACCGCAGATGGCTATGTAAGCAGAATTAAAGTTTCTCATTTTGGTTACGGAAAAGCCTTATACATTACACATCCAAATGGATACACTACCGTTTATGGGCATTTGCAGAGTTTTTCCAAAGAAATTGAAGCCTATGTGAAAAAACACCAATACGAAGAAGAATCCTTTGAAATTCAACTTTTTCCAAATTCGGAAGAACTTCTAGTAGAAAAAGGACAAATTGTTGCTTATTCTGGCAACACAGGCGGTTCTGGTGGTCCACATTTACATTACGAAATAAGAGATAATGAAGAACGACCTATAAATCCGTTACTTTTCGGATTAGATATAAAAGACAGTACGAAACCAATTATTACTGAAGTATACGCCTATCCAATTGGTCCAGATGCACATGTAAACAAATCTAAAATAAAACAAAAACTTCGTTTAATAGATAATAAAGACGGCTCCTATTCTGTGGAAAACCTGGAAGCATACGGTAAAATAGGATTTGCAATTGCAACCATAGATAGACAGGATTTAGCCGCAAACAAAAACGGTGTATATAATATTCAAACTAGGTATAATGGCGATTTGTGCTTTGAGTTAGATTTTAAGCGTTTTTCATTTAGCGAAACCAAACATTTAAATCGATTAATCGATTATGATCTTTATAAAACCAAGAAACAACGACTTCAAAAGTTGTTTATAGAGGCAAATAATCCGTTAAGCATGTACAATAATAATTCAAATGATGGTTATATTGAGGTAGAAGACAGTACTTCGTCTGTATATAAAGTGCGTGTTTCCGATATTGAAAACAACGATGCTTGGCTTCAAATTAATATTAAAGGATTAAAATCTAATGACATTTTACCCCTAGAAGATAACACTACTCCACATTATATTTATCAAAGTCAAGATGAAGTGTTAAGCGAAGGTCGCGTAAAAGTAAATATTCCAAGTAATACTTTTTACGATGACTTTTTTATAGATTTTAAAGTAGAAAAAGATACATTAACACTGCATAAAGATGTAATTCCTGCTAAAAGATATTTTGATATTAGTTATGACTTAAGTGGTTATAAAACCGAAGATGCGAACAAAGTTTATATTGCAAGATTGGTTGGGTGGAATGATTATCCCTTATACTCTAACACTAAACGAAAAGGAAGCGTTTTAACTACGAGTACAAAAACATTAGGTAAATATGCTTTGGCTACAGATACCATTGCTCCTACTATAACTCCTAAAAACTTTTCTAAAGGAAAATGGCTAAGCAAGTACAGATTCCTGAAAATAAAAATCGAAGATAAAGGTTCTGGAATATCTAATTACAGAGCAACTTTAAATGGAAAATGGATTTTAACGGAGTATGATTATAAAACAAAAACGTTAACTTACGACTTTAATGATGCCGTTTCCACAGAAACTAAAAATAATTTAAAGCTAATTGTTACAGATAATGTTGGAAATAATTCTACATTTGAAACTATGTTTTACCGAAAATAA